The following nucleotide sequence is from Bacteroidota bacterium.
ACATTCAAAGGTTTTCTTATTTTCAGGGGAGGCACCCAGGAACAATGGAGATATATCAATGGCCCATTAGGAAATATCACCGGCTATGTGCATGCAAAGGATGACCATGTATGGGTAGGTTCTGGCGGCTTTTTCTATCCATATGCAAACGGAGCAGCCTATCATTTTTTCAACGAAAATTGGTTCACCCTTTCTCCTGCTAACGCTGAGGAATTGGCAGGTATTGGAAATTTCAACCGCTTTACCTTTCATCCTAACAACATCAACCATGTGTATGCAAGCGCTTATCGCTATGCACTTTTCGAAATTGTAGACGAAAAGGTCGTAGCAAGGCACGATCGCACCAACACCCCTTTGTTTGCCGATAAAATACCTGCCGAATTGGGTGTGCGCATAATGAACATGGCTTTTAATTACAAGGGCGATTTATGGACGGTGATGGAATCGACACCTCAACCAGTGTTTATATTGCGAGAAGACAAACAATGGGTACAACCTCAACTTGTCTCTCCCATTTTTCAGTCGGCCAGCAAATGGCGTGATCTGATCATAACCCAAACCAACCAGGTATGGTTGCTCGACGATCGTAACGGCATTGTAGTAATTCAGGAACTTTCCGATGGTAACAAAAGAGAGAAATATTTTACAATAAAGAACCAGGATGGAGAGTTTCTATCTGCTGGCTATTGTTTGGCAGAAGACCGCGATGGCAACGTATGGGTTGGCACCAACAAAGGTCCAATTGTGTATTCCTCCAGTAACCAGCTTTTTGACGAAACCGAAGTCATAGGCAACCAGATTAAAATACCACGCAACGATGGCACAGGCCTGGCTGACTATTTGCTAGACTACGAGATAATTAACGATATCGCTGTAGATGGTGGCAACCAAAAATGGCTGGCCACTGAAAATTCAGGTGTATTTCTGGTTTCGCCGGATGGAAAAAAAACCATTCATCAGTTTACTTCCGAAAACTCACCGATTATTTCAGACAATGTGATAAGTGTAGATGTACAGCAAAAAACCGGCGAAGTATTTATCTCCACCAACAAAGGTTTAGTAGCATTTATGGGCGTTTCAACAATAGGCAATGAAGAATACAGCGATGTATATGTATACCCTAATCCGGTGCGACCAGATTATGAGGGTGAAATTACTATATCGGGTCTGGTAGAAAATTCGGTAGTGAAGATTACCGACATTTCGGGTAACCTGGTTTTTGAAACAAACTCTTTGGGAGGAAAAGCTGCATGGGATGGAAAAAATTTTTCAGGCAATAGAGTAAATACCGGAATTTACCTTGTATTTTTGGCTACCGAAGACGGAAGTAAAACCCACATCACCAAACTGGTATTTATTCACTAAGCTCCTATGCAAGCATTCTGGGACAACAGGTATAGCCTCGATGGATATGTCTATGGCGAAAATCCAAACGAATTTTTTGCACAAGAGATTCAGGGATTGACTCCAGGCAAGCTTTTGCTACCCGGCGAGGGAGAAGGCAGAAATGCAGTGCATGCCGCCCGGCAATGTTGGAAGGTTTGGGCATTCGATTTTAGCAACAATGCTCACGACAAGGCACTTAAACTGGCTCATCACCATTCTGTTACAATTAATTACCAGGTAATTAGTTATGCCGATTATATTCCTGCAGAAGCGATGTTCGATTGCCTTGCTTTAATTTATGCCCATATTACAGATGGTAATCGTCAGCTTTATCACCAAAAAATGCTTAAAAGCCTTAAACCAGGTGGAAAACTGATCTTAGAAGCTTTTTCGAAGAGTCAAATTCAGAATAAAACAGGCGGGCCACAAAACATCGATTTTTTGTACTCGAAAGAAGAGCTTGCTGAAGATTTTAAGGACTTACAACAGCTACAAATCAGCTATCACCAGCTCGAATTAAACGAAGGTGAATTTCATAATGGTAAGGCAGATGTGATCAGGCTGACTGGTATCAAGTAGTTTTATTCCTTTTCTTTTTCTTCCGATAATACTTAATTAAGAGCAAGGCAAGTCCTGCAAGTAAAAAGAGGGGCCAGACATAAAACAGGCCTACAAATACGCCCACTAAACCTTTCCATCCGGTATGCAAGGCTTTTACTAGCCTTTCAAAAATGTTTTTCTGCAACTCAGGTTCGTACTGATAAGCAAACTTCTGATAAAAATTCAGGTATACCGTGCTATAATTGACTCTATTCTGCAGATAGCGCAACCTGCCTTCCACAGACTCTATCTCTTCACGAAGTTTGCGTAACTCTGTTTCCACTTCCAGCACTTCTTTAATGGTTTTTGCCTGCTTTAGTATTTCGTAATAACGTTTTTCCGCTTCGCGTTTGGTTTTTAGCCTACCTTCCACATCGATGTATTCTTCGGTCACATCCTGGGCTGTGATGTTTTTATACTCGAAACGCCCCGGCAAGGCACTTATATCGCTTAGAAGTTGGTCGAAATATTTGCTTTCGACCCTTATTGTAAGATTGTTAGAGAGCTGGACATTGGAATGACTTTCGCTTTCATTTACAAGGTAGCCCTGGTACTTGCGGATTATTGTATCTAGGTTCTGGCGGGTTTTATAATAATCCTTTACTTCGAAACCAATGTTGGCCTCCCTGATAATTTTCAGCACCGGTTCTTGAACCTGCTCGTCAGAAGCTGGTGATTCCTTGGCTATAGCTTGCTCATTGCCCATAGCAGGCTCTGCCATAAGGGCCATATCTTGTTCGGCAAGGTTTTTAGTGTGTGGAGAGCTGCAGGCAAAAACCATTGCAGAAATCAGGTAGCTGATAAATAGTTTCATAATATTCTGTTTGTACTGGAAAAATTACTCAATTTTTCCAGAATGCAGAACGGGTGCATTGAAAATATTTAAGCCCTTTAGAAAGTGATGCAAAATCCCATAGCAACTGGGTAAAGCTCTGGGCCATTCTCGTCGAGAAATAAACTTACAGGGTAGTAATTCATGTACACTTTCAGAAGTTTATAGCCAATGCGTCCGGTAACAGCATAACGAAAAGGCCGCAGGTAATAATCGCCACGTAAATTTTCTTTTCGCTTGTTACCATTTTCGGTATAAGTATATTTTGTGTTGGCGCCCAGTTTCAATCCTCCTATTACTCCAGCCGATACATACATACGATCTTTTCGGGGTCCATCGAAAAATTGAACCTCAAACAACAATGGAACAGTGAGGTAGGTAGTCTGAAAACGGTTTTTATTTAAATCCTGGGTAAGGTTTTTTGGCTCTATTTGTTGAGTTTGTGTATTTTTTACAATGGTGTTGGAGTGCGAAAAATGATAATTAGACCATTCGATACCCATACCGGTCACTGCGCCAAAATAGGAGCTATGAATGGGTAAACTGTATTGGATAAAATTGAGGTTAAAATTCCAGGAATTATTGGTGCTAATGTCCATAAATTCGGTTTCGGTTGAGCGATTCAGTGAAAAATTAGCATCAACGTAGTTATTCATGCCAAATTCAAAACCGGCCCAATGACCTCTGAACCGTGATGATTCTTCGAAAAGTTTTGTATCAAAGTCAAACCCATCTTCTTCATCCTCATTATCTTCTTTCTCTTCGTCTTCTTCCCATATTTTCACGTAGGTACTGTCGTTAATTTCAATGATTTCTACATTCTTTTTTCCAACTGTAAAATAGCTGGTATCGGCTAACGTTGAAGTTGTATCTGCCTTAAAAGAAACAGTGTCCTGAAATACTTCGATTGAAGCAGAATCGGTAGATGGTTCGCTTGCATACCCTGTTAAAAGTAAACACAAGGTAAATAAACTAATTAGAACGATTTGACGGTACATGGCTTCTGGTTTAATGTTTTTCTGTAAGACGCCCTTAACGAAGGGATGTTACAGGTGGGCATCTTTTTCTTGAAGCAATATTGAATAGAATATCAATTGCTTCTTACTTTTCGCTTGATTGTAAAGCTTTCCGATGATATGGCAAAAGCTATAATTCGGCCCTCTTCGTCGGTTTCGGATTCGAACTGAAGGTTTGCCTCGGTTAGCTGGTTAAGGCTGTTTACTCCTTTTTCCAAAACCTGGTTCACAGATAGTTGTGTGGTTTCGTCAAGTATTTCGGCACTTTTTTTCTGAAAGAGGCTCCAGGCCATTTGAGGGCGGTTTGGTTGTTCCTGCTCAATTACAGACTCTTTTGCAGGTGGAATTAAAATTGTTTCCTGCATGGGAGTTTGGCTTTTCACTCTGCTAATTTCTATCCGGTTCGCAGGTATAAAAACATCCTGTTCGCCGGTTGTATCAACAACTTCTTCCGAAATCTTATCAGCAAGTATTGTTTTTTTTGACAAAGCCATCGACTGGGCAATTTCTTTATTTTGCGGACTATCCATGCTAATCTCCTTCTCTGCTTCAGTTTCTGAGATGTTCTTGGCTACAGAATTTGACTCTGCCAAATCCGGTTTATTGCCCCAGGTTACATCCTGCACATTTCTCGATTGGTTAACAAAAAACCAACCGGCCAGGAGCAAAATGGAAGCGGCGGCAGCAAATGAATAAACAAGTGCCCTTCGCTTATTTGTTAACAAGATGTATTTCTCCTGACGGTAAAGTGCTTTCTTCTTTTTATATCTATCGCTAATTGGTTTTACTTTTAGCTTCTCGTACAAATAAAAAACTGGCTTGTATTCCTGATTTTTTTCGATGAATTCTTCCAGTGTTTTTTTTGTGTCTGCATCCAGATCGCCCTCGTGGTAAGCAATGCAAAACTCTTCGATGGTAATTTCATTAATGGCTATGGAATAAAAATCTTTCTTAAGGTATCTAAAGTTTTTAGCATATAAAAGATCTGGCACAGAATCTGAATGGGCTCGCAAAAGTTCTATTTCAGCCATAATATCGGGGTTCTGAGCCAGAAAGAGCATAAACATGGCTCCATCGGCTACATCGAGCGTTCCTTCGATGTAAGATACTGCCCAACTTTCGTAATTATCGCGTGTAATGTCCATGTTAAATCACGTTTTCAAGCGAACCAATATAATTCTTCAAAAACTGACGGGCCCTGTAAATATACACCTTCACCTGGCTTTCGTTGAGCCCCGTAATGGTTTCAATCTCCTGATAGTTATACCCTTCATAGTCGCGTAAAAGCACCACCGAACGCTGAATGGAAGGAAGTAAATCAACTGCCTTTTGGATCACTTCCCCTAAATCGGAATAGGAATCGGTTCTTTTGTCGCAGACATAAGCAGCCTCTTCAAGTTCTTCGTTCCGATGGCTTTTTCGGATTGAATCAATCATAGTGTGATAAGCGGTAGTAAAAAGGTAGGACTTTGCTTTTTGGTAATTTACTTCGGTATAATGCTTCCAGAGCTTTTCGAAACTATCCTGCACCATGTCTTCTGCAAGCACAGCGTTCCGTAGGTTCTTCAGTAAAAATCTGTAGATACCATCGGCATAGAGTTCTACACAAAGGTTGTATTCGGCTAGGGTCATTTGCGCGCAATTTCAAATACTATGACGCTCTTAAGTGAATAAAGTTACAGCCAAATAAAATTTAAGCTGGAAAATTTTTATCGGATTTTTCCTTTTGATAGAGGGAAAATACCAGATAGGCATCTTTTAACACTAAAAATAAGCAGGATCTTACCGGAACCATCCGAATTTGAGTGAAACAAACACTCCGGGCGAAGCAAAATCTGATGCAGTGTATGGGCTTACTATTTCGCCGGTATTGTAAAAGAATTGGTAGTTGATTCCGGCACCAAGTTTAAAGAAATATGAAAAATTCATTTCCAACTCCAGTGTGGGCACAATTACATACACCAGGTCGCCGGTTTTTGTAAGGGGTTCACTGTTCAGGTCTTTAGGCTTTTCGCCTATTTTTCCCCATCCCATTTGTGTATGCAACACGGGATGTATGGCTTTGTGGGGTTTGAAGGTATAACCCATCCAAAGACCTCCGTGGCCATATGTCATGTAATAATTCGGATTGCCCCTGTATTCGGTTTGGGTGGTTTTGCCCATTCCGTAACCGCCAAAAAAGAAATTGTTAATTACCACGGCACCTCCACCACCCATCATATGAACAAACTCGTCGTCGATTCTGGTAAAGCACATAAGGGGTGCCATAAATCCACGTACTTTAGCTTTGCCATCAGGGTTACCAATGGTTTCAAAAGTATCAGATTGAGCTTTGATACCAGATAGAATTAAGAGAAGCAAAAGAGCCGTAAATATTTTCTTCATTTCTACAAACAGCTGTTCAGACTTATTGGCAAAGACATAATCAGTAGGCCAAGGGTTGCACAATATATAAAAAAACCCGGAAAAATCCGGGCTTTTTAGAAGCATTTAAGCATTTTAAAAGAAGCTCCCTGCAACATACAGCGAAAGCATCTAAAAAAGTCCACCTTCTAGGAATTCATACATCGCAGTATTCAACTCATTTATCCCGATAAGCTCCGGTATCGGGATCAGTTCGACTAAATAATTTTAAGGCGTCTTCGACTTTTAAAAATATGTCTCACTGATTAAACAATGAGCATGGCATCGCCATAGGTGCCAAAACGGTATTTTTCCTTGATGGCAATTTTGTAGGCTTCGAAAAGGAAATCGAAACCGGCAAATGCCGAAACAGTCATCAATAAAGTGGAAAGGGGCAAATGAAAATTCGAAATCATGCTGGTGGGCACGCTAAACTCGTAAGGCGGAAAAATGAATTTATTGGTCCATCCATCGAATGGTTTCAGGAATCCCTGGGTAGAAACAGAGCTTTCAAGGGTGCGCAGCACTGTAGTGCCAACGGCGCAGATTTTACAATTTTCTTCCCTGGCCTGGTTCACAATTTTCACCGCACTGTCGGGAATAATGATGCGCTCTGAATCCATTTTGTGCTTGGTGAGGTCTTCCACATCGACCGTACGGAAATTGCCTAAACCCACATGAAGGGTTATTTCAGCAAAGTTGACTCCTTTAATCTCGAGGCGTTTCAATAACTCTCGACTAAAATGCAATCCGGCAGTTGGGGCTGCCACAGCTCCTTCGTGTTTAGCAAATACAGTTTGATAACGGTCTTTGTCTTCGGGTTGAACCTGACGCTTAATAAATTTAGGAAGCGGAGTTTCGCCCAATCCATAAAGGGTGGCCTTAAACTCATCATAACTGCCATCGAATAAAAAGCGCAAGGTACGTCCGCGCGAGGTGGTATTGTCAATTACCTCGGCTACCAGCGAATCGTCTTCGCCAAAATAGAGCTTATTGCCTATTCTAATTTTGCGGGCCGGATCGACCAGCACATCCCAGAGTCTTTGTTCTTTGTTGAGTTCGCGCAGAAGAAATACTTCGATTTCGGCTCCGGTTTTTTCTTTATTTCCATAGAGACGTGCCGGGAATACTTTTGTATTGTTAAACACCATTACATCGCGCTCGCCAAAATAATTCATAATATCCTTGAACACATGATGCTCGATGGTTCCTTTTTCACGGTTCAATACCATGAGCCTCGACTCATCGCGATTGGGGGTTGGATACAAGGCAATCAGCTCTTCGGGAAGGTTGTACTTATACTGCGATAACTTCATATTTTATATTTATTTATTGGTCTTTATTAAAGTGCCCTTTATACGTAAAAAGGCTATCTGGGTTACAACAATTTTATGTTTTTTTCAAAATCTTCCAGTTTCATGGCATCACTAAGCTTGTATGCCCCTACAGCCGTGCGTACCAGTGCTGTAAGGTGCGCTCCCGAATCCAGCTCAAGCCCGAGGTCGCGTGCCAGTGAGCGAATATAGGTTCCCTTGCTGCACCGGATTCTAAACCTTCCAACCGGAGCCTGGTAATCGAGCAATTCAAACTCATGCACCGTAACTTCCGATGGTTTCAGTTCTGCTTCGATACCTTGTCTGGCCAATGAATAGGCGCGAATACCGTTTACATATTTGGCTGAAAAAATAGGTGGTACCTGCTGTATGTTACCTATAAAATTTTCCAGCTTCTCTCTTATCTTTTCGGCATTTATTCCTGCCGTATCAAAAGTGGCATCAACTTCCGTTTCGAGATCGAAAGAAGGAGTGGTTTCGCCAAACTTTATTTCGGCCACATACTCCTTGTCGAACCCGGTAAGGTTGGCAATTTGTTTGGTAGCCTTTCCGGTGCAAATAATCATCAGACCTGTTGCCAGGGGGTCGAGGGTTCCGGCATGACCAACTTTCAGCTTCTTCCAGCCAAATTTCCTGCACAACAGCCAGCGCACTTTGCCCACCAACTGAAAGGAAGTCCATTGAAAAGGTTTATCAAATAAAAGAACTTGTCCGCTACTTATGGATTCGGAATCAATTATGGGTATCATTTAGTTAGCCCATCATGTTTAAATCCACACCAAAAGCCAAAAGTAGAATAATTATCATCCCTACCACTATACGGTACCAGCCAAAAATTCGAAATCCATGCTTTGTAAGATAGGTAATAAACCCCTTTATGGCCAGCAAGGCTACTACAAAAGCAACCAGGTTGCCAATGAGCAGGACATCGATATTTTCTTTGGTAATAAATTGATAGTTTTTATAAAGTTTGTATGCCGAGGCCGCAAACATGGTAGGCACTGCCAGAAAAAACGAAAATTCTGCGGCCGCTTTACGGTCGAGTTTTTGGCTCAGCCCACCTATGATGGTAGCGGCCGATCGTGAAACGCCGGGTATCATGGCAATGACTTGAAAAAACCCTATTTTAAGTGCTTTGGGATAAGTAATCTCGTTTTGAACAGGTTTTTTAAACCAATTGTCGACAAACAAGAGCACCACTCCGCCTGCCACAAGCGATATGGCTACCACCAGCACACTTTCGAGTAATTGGTCGATTAGGTCGATAAACAAAAATCCAATCACTGCAGCAGGCAGGAAAGCAACAATTAGTTTCAGATAAAAACTAAACGATTGCAAAAACCTGCGCCAGTATAAGACCACTACCGAGAGAATGGCTCCAAACTGAATGTTCACAATGAACATTTTTACAAAATCGCTCTCTTCGATGTTGAGCAATTTTTGTGTGATAATCATGTGCCCGGTAGATGAAATCGGCAGAAATTCTGTGATGCCTTCTACGATGGCAATTATAATGGCTTTTAATATATCCATGAATGCGTATTTATGCCAGTTAGTCTGGCAATAGATAAATGATTTCGGGAATTATTATTCTTTTGGTTTTTTCATGATTGCCCAAATAACGAAAATAAAACCACTCAGCACCACAATGGGCGCAAGGGTAATACGGCGAAATGAAAAAACTTCTTCGGCATTAAATATTGTTGGATCTTCGGAAGCCCCTCCCATCATGAGTATGAAACCCAATAGAATTATTCCCATGCCGATGAGCAGGTATTTATAGTTTTCTTTGCCCAGAGCGAAGCCGGTTTTTGTTGTGCTTTGTTCTACTTTTTTTGCCATGTGTCAGGAGTAAAGTTTATCTGTTTTTATATGAATGTAGCGCGTTACCGCTAAATAGGTCGAGAACCAATTGAGCAACAAACCCAAAAAAAGTACAATGGCGTACAGAGCCAATAAAAGCTTCAGGTCGGTTAGTTTAACCATGCCTTCTACTTGTTTCTGTATAAAATAAATCATTGCCGTAAGCAGGCTGATGGCTACCAGGGCACTTACAAAGCCCTGCAACAAACCAGCCAGCAGGAATGGTTTTCGGATATACCCCGGAGTGGCTCCCACCAGTTGCATGGTACGAATGAGAAAACGTTTAGAATACACCGAAAGGCGCACTGTATTGTTGATGAGTGTCAGGGCTATAAGAAACAGAAAGGCGCTGAAAAAAAGAATAAACAAGGATATTTTTTTTACATTCTCGTTCACAGCCTGTATCAGGTTCTTTTGGTAATATACTTCTTTGATTCCTTCAAACTCCTTTAAATCGTTTTCGATTACAGCAATACTATCGTTGTTGGCATAAGAAGCATAAAAGTTCACTTCGATGGTAGGCAGAAGTGGATTGTACCCCAGTGTGGTGAGAAAATCCTCTCCTAAAGCTTCCTGCAACTCCACAGCTGCCTGTTCCTTGGTAATGTATTTGGTTTCTTTTACATAGGGGCGCGCATCGAGGGCCTTTTGAATGCGGAAGATTTCTGCTTCGCGAAGTTGTTCGCTGATAATTACTTTAAAGTGGATATTTTCCTTGACGTAATTGCTTAGGCGGTTTGTATTTAATAACAAAACACCCACAACACCCAGGAGCAACAGCAACAACGATATACTTATGGTGGAAATGATAAACGAACTGCGTAGTCTTCTATTCTCTAATTTTTTCAGGTTCCCTTTGGGCATAGCTCATGCAAAATAAGCCACAAAAATAGAAAGAAATAAATACCAACAAGACTTTTGCGTATTTAAAATATGTTAATACGGCTGTCACCAAGAAATATAGCGGCCAATATGATTATGTCAGATTTATAAATAAGCAGTAAGAATTCTTTACCTTTATCAATCTTAAAAAACCTGTGCAATGACCCTACAGCAAGCCCAAACTGAAGTAGACAAATGGATAAAAACCTATGGCGTACGCTATTTCAGCGAGCTTACCAACATGGCCCTACTCACCGAAGAGGTGGGCGAACTGGCCAGTTTGGTGGCACGCACCTATGGCGAGCAATCTTTTAAAGCAGGTGAGCCGGAAGGAAAAATTGCCGACGAGATGGCCGATGTATTGTGGGTGCTGCTTTGCCTTGCCAACCAAACAGGCGTAAACCTTACCGAAGCTTTTGCAAAGAACATGGAAAAGAAAACCCAACGCGACTCGGATAGACACCTGAAAAACAAAAAACTCAATTGATTTATGGATAAAATTACACGGCTCTGCTCAGAAATTATCAGCTACAACAGGCCAGCCCGCGACAAGGAGAATCTTATGCTTCTCTATTCGCTACTCGATTTAACCAACCTCAACAGTACGGCCACCGACGAAGACATTTCGGAATTGTGTAGCCAGGCTTCGCAGACCCTGCACAAGCAGCAAGAAATTCCCCAGGTTGCAGCCGTATGCATTTATCCGGTGTATATAAAAAAATGCAAGGAATTGTTAGCCAACACCCCGGTAAAAGTCGCTGCCGTAAGCGGCGTGTTTCCGCATGCCCAATCGTTTGCCGAAGTGAAATACCTCGAAACAGAAATGGCCATTGCCCATGGTGCCGATGAAATAGATATGGTGCTAAATCTCTCGGCTTTTCTGAATAAAAAAGAATCGGTGGTTTTCGACGAAATTAAAGCCATGCGCCAGATTTGCGGCAAACACCATTTGAAAGTTATTCTGGAAACTAGTTTGCTGAAAGACTACAAACTTATCGAAGAGGCTGCCCGTATTGCACTTGAAGCAGGCGCCGATTTTATAAAAACTTCTACCGGCAAGGATGGCTCTGTAGCAAGTTTGGAAGCTGCCTATATCATGTGCAAAACCATCAAAGATTACTACCGCGAAAATGCCTTTATTGCCGGATTTAAACCCGCAGGAGGAATATCGGAAACCAACATGGCACTCAATTACCTGGCCATTGTGGCCGAACTTCTCGGCGAAGAATGGCTTTTCCCGGAACGATTCCGTATTGGTGCAAGCCGCCTTGCATTGAATCTGCTCCAGGACCTTGAAGAACTGGAAAAATAATTCCCTTTTCCCAACTTTATCGAATTCAAACCGTAAGTGTTGGTAATTATTTGGCAAACTGAAAATCAATTTGCCTCTTGTATGTTACCTTTGCAGCAATTATTGTAACGCTTATGCCATTTAAGCAGGCCGATTCAACTCAAACCACCCCCGACACCCTGCCCCAGGTTGTCAACGTGCCTGAGCAAATCGATTCGGCTCTTCCACCATCCAACGTCAAACCCCAGCAGCCTGCAATTGCCTTAAAATCCCCTTCTATTACAACAACTCTAGTCCCGGATACTACCCAGAGTATAGGATTAGCGGCCGATAGTCTTGTCACCGATAGTTTGCCAGTGCAGCCAGAGCCAAAGGAAGAATGGATTGTGCTTTATCCGACAATTAAGAATGAAGATAGCAGCCGGGTAATGATTGCCAATAACAGTTTTACCGGATTTGGTAATTCTACTGCAAAAACAAAAATGCGTTTTGAAAAACTGCCCTCGAACCTGCTGGCAGAAAAAGGCTGGGGCCTGGGACTATTCTTATTGGCAGTGATACTGCTGGTAACTTTGCGTAAAAATTACGAAAAATACCTTCAATCAGTTTTCAATTCAGCAGCCAACCTGCAAATTTCCGAAAAACTTCTGCGCGAACGTAACGTACTGGTAAAAAGAACTTTCTTCTTTCTGAATGCCATTTTTGTAGTAGTGATGGCATTGTATCTCTACCAGGCAGTTAAATACCTGCAAGGTAGCAATGACTCTGCCAATTTTTTATTCTACCTGATTTTGCAATTCTCGTTCATTCTTGTTTTGCTCTTGCGCATTGGGGCTATACTGCTGCTGGGGTACCTTTTCGATGCCAGGCCGGTTTACCGCGAATACATGCACAACACCTTAATCCTCAATAAAGTATTGGGTATTTTTCTTCTTCCGCTTGTATTGGCTTTGTTTTATATACAGCCCGCGCTATGGGAAGGGGTTTTTTTCACCGCCACAGCAATTATCGCTCTTGTGCTCGTATACAGATACATCCGTGCTTTACAGATTATATTCAAACACAAAGTTTTTTTATTATATAGTATTTTATACCTTTGTACCCTTGAAATTTTGCCTGTTCTGGTGGGTATTAAAATTGTTGTAACGCAGAGGTAGCAGAGAAAAATAGGAGGATTTAAAGAATATGAAAATAAAAAATATTCTCGTTTCACAACCACAACCTTCGTCAGACAAGGATCCGTACTTTGAAATTGCCGAAAATCACAATGTGAAAATTGAATTCAGGCAGTTTATTCATGTCGAAAGTGTGCCAACCAAAGAATTTCGAAAACAGCGTGTGAATTTTCTCGATTTCACAGCAGTCATTTTCACCAGCAAAACTGCCATCGACAATTACTTTCGCATTGCCGGTGAAATGCGAACTACCATTCCGGATACCATGAAGTATTTTTGCACTTCGGAGTCGATTGCGCACTACCTGCAGAAATACATCGTATTCAGAAAACGGAAAATATTCTATGGCAAGGGTCGCTTTGTCGACATCGTGGAATTACTCGATAAGCACAAAGGAGAAAAATACCTGGTGCCCCTATCCGACCAGCACAAGAAAGAAATTCCGGAGTTGCTGGGAAAGTACAAGGTAAACCATAAAATCTGTATTTTATACAATACCGTTAGCAGCGATTTAACCGATCTATCGATTATCAATTACGATGTATTGGTATTTTTTAGCCCTTCGGGAATAAAATCGCTGTTCAAGAACTTTCCAGATTTTCAGCAAGACGAAATTAAGATTTGTTCTTTCGGAAACTCCACTGCCCAGGCCGTAAAAGATGCAGGATTAAGACTCGACCTTCAGGCTCCGCTGCCCGAAGCCCCTTCGATGACCATGGCGCTGGACCAGTTTATACGCGAACAAAACAAGAAGAAATAAAAAAACCCCCTCGGAAATTACGAGGGCACTGAAAAAGTATCAACTTATTTAAGTAATTCTCTAAAAGATAACTGGCAAGTGAAGACAATATCTTCATTTGCCAGTTTCTTTTTAAAGAACGAAATGCAAATTTTCTGGTAAAAAGAGCTTTTAAATTCTTTTTGTAATGAGGGTAGATGTAATTTGAGGCTGGAGTCCCCTGTTAATTCATTAATTTGAGGATTCTTTTGAG
It contains:
- a CDS encoding cell division protein FtsX, with amino-acid sequence MPKGNLKKLENRRLRSSFIISTISISLLLLLLGVVGVLLLNTNRLSNYVKENIHFKVIISEQLREAEIFRIQKALDARPYVKETKYITKEQAAVELQEALGEDFLTTLGYNPLLPTIEVNFYASYANNDSIAVIENDLKEFEGIKEVYYQKNLIQAVNENVKKISLFILFFSAFLFLIALTLINNTVRLSVYSKRFLIRTMQLVGATPGYIRKPFLLAGLLQGFVSALVAISLLTAMIYFIQKQVEGMVKLTDLKLLLALYAIVLFLGLLLNWFSTYLAVTRYIHIKTDKLYS
- the queA gene encoding tRNA preQ1(34) S-adenosylmethionine ribosyltransferase-isomerase QueA — its product is MKLSQYKYNLPEELIALYPTPNRDESRLMVLNREKGTIEHHVFKDIMNYFGERDVMVFNNTKVFPARLYGNKEKTGAEIEVFLLRELNKEQRLWDVLVDPARKIRIGNKLYFGEDDSLVAEVIDNTTSRGRTLRFLFDGSYDEFKATLYGLGETPLPKFIKRQVQPEDKDRYQTVFAKHEGAVAAPTAGLHFSRELLKRLEIKGVNFAEITLHVGLGNFRTVDVEDLTKHKMDSERIIIPDSAVKIVNQAREENCKICAVGTTVLRTLESSVSTQGFLKPFDGWTNKFIFPPYEFSVPTSMISNFHLPLSTLLMTVSAFAGFDFLFEAYKIAIKEKYRFGTYGDAMLIV
- a CDS encoding undecaprenyl-diphosphate phosphatase, with protein sequence MDILKAIIIAIVEGITEFLPISSTGHMIITQKLLNIEESDFVKMFIVNIQFGAILSVVVLYWRRFLQSFSFYLKLIVAFLPAAVIGFLFIDLIDQLLESVLVVAISLVAGGVVLLFVDNWFKKPVQNEITYPKALKIGFFQVIAMIPGVSRSAATIIGGLSQKLDRKAAAEFSFFLAVPTMFAASAYKLYKNYQFITKENIDVLLIGNLVAFVVALLAIKGFITYLTKHGFRIFGWYRIVVGMIIILLLAFGVDLNMMG
- a CDS encoding DUF3098 domain-containing protein, translating into MAKKVEQSTTKTGFALGKENYKYLLIGMGIILLGFILMMGGASEDPTIFNAEEVFSFRRITLAPIVVLSGFIFVIWAIMKKPKE
- a CDS encoding nucleotide pyrophosphohydrolase, which gives rise to MTLQQAQTEVDKWIKTYGVRYFSELTNMALLTEEVGELASLVARTYGEQSFKAGEPEGKIADEMADVLWVLLCLANQTGVNLTEAFAKNMEKKTQRDSDRHLKNKKLN
- the deoC gene encoding deoxyribose-phosphate aldolase, which translates into the protein MDKITRLCSEIISYNRPARDKENLMLLYSLLDLTNLNSTATDEDISELCSQASQTLHKQQEIPQVAAVCIYPVYIKKCKELLANTPVKVAAVSGVFPHAQSFAEVKYLETEMAIAHGADEIDMVLNLSAFLNKKESVVFDEIKAMRQICGKHHLKVILETSLLKDYKLIEEAARIALEAGADFIKTSTGKDGSVASLEAAYIMCKTIKDYYRENAFIAGFKPAGGISETNMALNYLAIVAELLGEEWLFPERFRIGASRLALNLLQDLEELEK
- the truB gene encoding tRNA pseudouridine(55) synthase TruB gives rise to the protein MIPIIDSESISSGQVLLFDKPFQWTSFQLVGKVRWLLCRKFGWKKLKVGHAGTLDPLATGLMIICTGKATKQIANLTGFDKEYVAEIKFGETTPSFDLETEVDATFDTAGINAEKIREKLENFIGNIQQVPPIFSAKYVNGIRAYSLARQGIEAELKPSEVTVHEFELLDYQAPVGRFRIRCSKGTYIRSLARDLGLELDSGAHLTALVRTAVGAYKLSDAMKLEDFEKNIKLL